A genomic region of Micromonospora sp. NBC_01796 contains the following coding sequences:
- a CDS encoding Wzz/FepE/Etk N-terminal domain-containing protein yields the protein MEIVDYLRVARRRLWVLVGVPVLATGAAAGIVLLAPQQYSGTAYVAAPALVGGAAGTQYSGTQAANQFVAAFGAAVTSPRVLADVAADTGVAPERLRDGLTVTQVGASSQLEVRYAATKRANVAPVLTATTTRALAFLFSSQVGIATGEVEAANADVTAATKAIGDWEKLNKVSQPDRIYQATLSELTSLRQQQLSMQAVGNSRGADAAASAISTAQKKLDELGPKLPDYQALLAQRDAATGALSQARQGLQAARAQTQAADPAQVTSIGQVHAVSRISELIRTALPVAGAGVLLGVLLVGVLELLSRGRAALRPTARPTPAPAAIGATADAPTDAPVPAPADTATPVRS from the coding sequence GTGGAGATCGTCGACTACCTGCGGGTCGCCCGGCGGCGGCTCTGGGTACTCGTGGGGGTGCCGGTGCTCGCCACCGGTGCGGCGGCCGGCATCGTGCTGCTCGCACCCCAGCAGTACAGCGGGACCGCGTACGTGGCCGCGCCGGCCCTGGTCGGTGGTGCCGCCGGTACGCAGTACAGCGGCACCCAGGCGGCCAACCAGTTCGTGGCGGCGTTCGGCGCGGCGGTCACCTCGCCCCGCGTACTCGCCGACGTGGCCGCCGACACCGGGGTGGCACCGGAACGCCTGCGCGACGGGCTGACCGTCACCCAGGTCGGCGCGAGCAGCCAACTCGAGGTCCGGTACGCCGCGACCAAGCGGGCGAACGTGGCCCCGGTGCTCACCGCGACCACCACCCGCGCCCTGGCGTTCCTCTTCTCCTCCCAGGTCGGTATCGCCACCGGGGAGGTCGAGGCGGCCAACGCGGACGTGACCGCGGCGACCAAGGCGATCGGGGACTGGGAGAAGCTGAACAAGGTCTCCCAGCCCGACCGGATCTACCAGGCCACCCTGAGCGAGCTGACCAGCCTGCGGCAGCAGCAGTTGTCCATGCAGGCGGTCGGCAACAGCCGGGGGGCCGACGCGGCGGCCAGTGCGATCAGCACCGCCCAGAAGAAACTCGACGAGCTGGGTCCGAAGCTCCCCGACTATCAGGCGCTGCTCGCCCAGCGGGACGCGGCGACCGGTGCGCTGTCCCAGGCCAGGCAGGGGTTGCAGGCGGCTCGGGCGCAGACCCAGGCGGCCGACCCGGCGCAGGTGACCAGCATCGGGCAGGTGCACGCGGTGAGCCGGATCAGTGAGCTGATCCGTACCGCACTGCCGGTGGCAGGTGCCGGGGTGCTGCTCGGGGTGCTGCTGGTGGGCGTACTCGAACTGCTGTCACGGGGTCGGGCCGCGCTGCGCCCGACGGCCCGGCCGACCCCCGCCCCGGCGGCCATCGGCGCGACCGCCGACGCGCCGACGGACGCACCGGTGCCCGCTCCGGCCGACACCGCCACCCCGGTCCGGTCGTGA
- a CDS encoding O-antigen ligase family protein, with translation MEQHTQQLVDVRDVGASTVGVEPIRGGTTARFLVGAAAVVAAVIAVVAGLSLADGDRRGVVLPIAAVAGIAVAVLALTRFAGYVLLMLAVRSCVDLFKLTGPSAGQAAPVESGRATDPSTLLAVLFLLAAGLWLAAQFSRQGRLRGSPMGWTMLLVGATSLVSALGAAVPSNSLLEALRILTVVVMFVVLEQLMPDTAAIRRVLLACYVSLVLALGYTVLLSLLGHPPAEVKGSFTRISGTFSQSTTFGRYLMFMVIFGFAVYRFLSRRLRVVLGVMLGLSLVFLLLTNTRSAILGAAIGLVVVAVLHRSKRMLVTLCVVAVAGVTLVPAVGARFAQLADSRAVGGDPTGNTLAWRIGYWTEIVTLANRNPLTGIGPNMTQRETDEAKKPHNDFLRAYVETGLLGLGAYLAMLLGFLYTARTALRRAPPGSFERGVAVGFAGCATAFVAVSAASNVISNVVTLWYFVAFAAAASAIARRPAPAPAGARSRNTPVPSHATKALG, from the coding sequence GTGGAACAACACACGCAGCAGTTGGTCGACGTACGCGACGTCGGTGCGTCGACCGTCGGAGTCGAGCCGATCCGGGGCGGTACGACCGCCCGGTTCCTCGTCGGCGCGGCAGCAGTCGTCGCCGCGGTCATCGCGGTGGTCGCCGGGTTGTCGCTGGCCGACGGTGACCGCCGGGGCGTGGTGCTGCCGATCGCCGCCGTCGCCGGGATCGCGGTCGCGGTCCTCGCCCTGACCCGGTTCGCCGGGTACGTCCTGCTGATGCTCGCGGTCCGCTCCTGCGTCGACCTGTTCAAGCTCACCGGACCGAGCGCCGGCCAGGCCGCACCCGTGGAGAGCGGCCGGGCGACCGACCCGTCCACCCTGCTCGCCGTGCTCTTCCTGCTCGCCGCCGGACTCTGGCTGGCCGCCCAGTTCAGCCGGCAGGGGCGGCTGCGGGGCTCGCCGATGGGCTGGACCATGCTGCTGGTCGGGGCGACCAGCCTGGTCAGCGCGCTCGGTGCGGCCGTACCGTCGAACAGCCTGCTGGAGGCGCTCCGCATCCTCACCGTGGTGGTGATGTTCGTGGTGCTCGAGCAGCTCATGCCGGACACCGCGGCGATCCGCCGGGTCCTGCTGGCCTGCTACGTCTCGCTGGTCCTGGCACTCGGCTACACCGTCCTGCTGTCGCTGCTCGGGCACCCGCCCGCCGAGGTCAAGGGCAGCTTCACCCGGATCAGCGGTACGTTCAGCCAGTCGACCACGTTCGGGCGCTACCTGATGTTCATGGTGATCTTCGGGTTCGCCGTGTACCGGTTCCTGAGCCGCCGGCTGCGGGTCGTACTCGGGGTGATGCTCGGGTTGTCCCTGGTCTTCCTGTTGCTGACCAACACCCGCAGCGCCATTCTCGGCGCGGCGATCGGGCTGGTCGTGGTGGCCGTGTTGCACCGCAGCAAGCGGATGCTGGTGACGCTCTGCGTGGTGGCGGTCGCCGGGGTGACCCTGGTGCCGGCGGTCGGTGCCCGGTTCGCCCAGCTCGCCGACTCCCGGGCCGTCGGTGGCGACCCGACCGGCAACACCCTGGCCTGGCGGATCGGCTACTGGACCGAGATCGTCACCCTGGCCAACCGGAACCCGTTGACCGGCATCGGGCCGAACATGACCCAGCGCGAGACCGACGAGGCGAAGAAGCCGCACAACGACTTCCTCCGGGCGTACGTCGAGACCGGGCTGCTCGGCCTCGGGGCGTACCTGGCGATGCTGCTCGGTTTCCTCTACACCGCCCGTACGGCCCTGCGCCGGGCACCACCCGGCAGTTTCGAGCGTGGGGTGGCGGTCGGCTTCGCCGGCTGCGCCACCGCGTTCGTGGCGGTCAGCGCCGCCTCCAACGTCATTTCCAACGTGGTCACGCTCTGGTACTTCGTCGCCTTCGCCGCGGCGGCCAGCGCTATCGCCCGCCGGCCGGCTCCAGCACCGGCCGGCGCGCGGTCACGGAACACACCCGTCCCGTCGCACGCAACGAAAGCATTGGGGTAA
- a CDS encoding glycosyltransferase family 4 protein: MVHPDLQAEKVDHEPHKAAIPGQHGRGAPVRREIPAHPAGPGAGWRPLRIAMIGQKGMPATYGGIERHVEEVASRLAGYGHEVTVYCRESYGSMPLDRYRGVRLRQVRTVASKHLDAIVHAATSTMAAMGERPDIVHYHGLGPGLVAPLPRWLSRARVVLTVHGLDNQRDKWGAGARAVLGSAHWMSGYVPHRRVAVSRGLAAHYETRFGRPTSYIPNGVNAARPLPARQIGARFGLTPGGYLILVGRLVPEKAADLLIRAFRRSDTRMRLAIVGGSSFTDDFVAKLRREAEGDERIVFTGFAYGDLLAELYANAAGFVQPSRLEGLPLTLLEAAAYGLPVVASDIAPHVEVLESDAPGQRLFRDGDEEDLLRALAPVLADPAAERVGAEALRDRVTDLYSWDTATRELEQLYLELARVPGRRARARLAARAPAA, translated from the coding sequence GTGGTCCATCCCGACCTGCAGGCCGAGAAAGTAGACCACGAGCCTCACAAAGCTGCCATTCCCGGCCAACACGGCCGGGGCGCTCCGGTCCGGCGGGAGATTCCCGCGCATCCCGCCGGACCGGGCGCCGGCTGGCGACCGCTGCGCATCGCGATGATCGGTCAGAAGGGCATGCCGGCCACGTACGGCGGGATCGAGCGCCACGTCGAGGAGGTCGCCAGCCGCCTGGCCGGCTACGGCCACGAGGTGACGGTCTACTGCCGGGAGAGCTACGGCAGCATGCCGCTGGACCGGTACCGGGGCGTACGACTGCGCCAGGTCCGTACGGTCGCGAGCAAGCACCTCGACGCGATCGTGCACGCCGCCACCTCGACGATGGCGGCGATGGGCGAGCGGCCCGACATCGTGCACTACCACGGTCTCGGACCGGGCCTGGTCGCGCCGCTGCCGCGCTGGCTGTCCCGGGCCCGGGTGGTGCTGACCGTGCACGGGCTGGACAACCAGCGCGACAAGTGGGGTGCGGGTGCGCGGGCGGTGCTGGGCAGCGCCCACTGGATGAGCGGGTACGTCCCGCACCGGCGGGTCGCCGTCTCCCGTGGTCTCGCCGCCCACTACGAGACCCGGTTCGGCCGCCCCACCAGCTACATCCCGAACGGGGTGAACGCCGCCCGACCGTTACCGGCCCGGCAGATCGGGGCCCGGTTCGGGCTGACCCCGGGCGGCTACCTGATCCTGGTCGGCCGGCTGGTTCCGGAGAAGGCCGCCGACCTGCTGATCCGGGCGTTCCGCCGCAGCGACACCCGGATGCGGTTGGCGATCGTCGGCGGCTCCTCGTTCACCGACGACTTCGTGGCGAAGCTGCGCCGCGAGGCCGAGGGGGACGAGCGGATCGTCTTCACCGGCTTCGCCTACGGTGACCTGCTCGCCGAGCTGTACGCCAACGCCGCCGGGTTCGTCCAGCCGTCCCGCCTGGAGGGACTGCCGTTGACCCTGCTGGAGGCGGCCGCGTACGGGCTGCCGGTGGTGGCCAGCGACATCGCGCCGCACGTGGAGGTGCTGGAGTCCGACGCGCCGGGGCAACGGCTGTTCCGCGACGGCGACGAGGAAGACCTGCTCCGGGCGCTCGCCCCGGTGCTCGCCGACCCGGCGGCCGAGCGGGTCGGTGCCGAGGCGCTACGCGACCGGGTGACCGACCTGTACAGCTGGGACACCGCCACCCGTGAACTGGAACAGCTCTACCTCGAACTGGCCCGGGTCCCCGGCCGCCGGGCCCGCGCCCGGCTCGCCGCCCGAGCCCCCGCCGCCTGA
- a CDS encoding CocE/NonD family hydrolase, with protein sequence MGRISRLWRTGIAVLPVAALAVVAAAPQALAIDTPAIVVQDGVTQPVFGYADAIRERLFIDSTFDSDNDGLRDIIAFDVMRPKATANGLKVPVVMDASPYYSTVCRGNESECKADLDGDGLNDKWPLFYDNYFVPRGYAVILLDMVGTNNSTGCPTTNANEDNLSAKQAINWLNGRATARNAAGQVVKADWHNGKTGMIGKSYDGSLAMSTAVTGVKGLTTIVPISGPTEYYDYVRSNGVITRGNSYVASLANTVTNPERRDYCKPTRDAMAAVDGDETGDYTSFWNERSYVKKVPNVTASVLLYHGLNDDNVRPDHFSKFWYALAENNVPRKLWLSQEGHVDPFDSRREVWVNTLHRWFDFWLQGVQNGIMEEPRVDLERSADVWETYADWPVPGKADTEVFLQPGTTGAGGLGLVPTTKPVNGAFTDSPTQSQNTMILNPDTVQPNRLAFLSAPLTAPLHVSGTPVVQLRASADQTDTNFGAILVDYGTAERVNHRASGEGIITLETSDCWGESSPTDDGCYKQTQKRVATADYELVTKGVMDAQNRQSIRTAVPLVPGQAYNFSFPLLPEDYVFQPGHRIGVIIVGSYPQYSSQADQTRANIAVALKSSNIVLPVVGGTAAAHAAGL encoded by the coding sequence ATGGGTCGCATCAGCAGGCTGTGGCGCACGGGTATCGCCGTGCTTCCCGTGGCCGCGCTCGCCGTCGTCGCGGCGGCGCCACAGGCACTCGCCATCGACACCCCCGCGATCGTCGTACAGGACGGCGTGACGCAGCCGGTCTTCGGCTACGCGGACGCCATCCGGGAACGACTTTTCATCGACTCCACTTTCGACAGCGACAACGACGGGCTGCGCGACATCATCGCGTTCGACGTCATGCGGCCGAAGGCCACCGCGAATGGCCTCAAGGTGCCGGTCGTCATGGACGCCAGCCCCTATTACTCGACCGTCTGCCGCGGCAACGAGTCCGAGTGCAAGGCCGACCTGGATGGCGACGGCCTGAACGACAAGTGGCCGCTGTTCTACGACAACTACTTCGTGCCGCGCGGTTACGCGGTGATCCTGCTGGACATGGTCGGCACCAACAACTCGACCGGTTGCCCGACCACCAACGCCAACGAGGACAACCTCAGCGCCAAGCAGGCGATCAACTGGCTGAACGGCCGGGCCACCGCCCGCAACGCCGCCGGTCAGGTCGTCAAGGCGGACTGGCACAACGGCAAGACCGGCATGATCGGCAAGTCGTACGACGGCTCGCTGGCCATGTCGACGGCGGTGACCGGGGTCAAGGGCCTCACCACCATTGTGCCGATCAGCGGCCCGACCGAGTACTACGACTACGTGCGCAGCAACGGGGTCATCACCCGGGGCAACAGCTACGTGGCGTCGCTCGCCAACACGGTGACCAACCCGGAGCGGCGGGACTACTGCAAGCCGACCCGGGACGCGATGGCCGCCGTCGACGGCGACGAGACCGGTGACTACACCTCCTTCTGGAACGAGCGCAGCTACGTCAAGAAGGTCCCGAACGTCACCGCGAGCGTCCTGCTCTACCACGGCCTGAACGACGACAACGTACGGCCGGACCACTTCAGCAAGTTCTGGTACGCGCTGGCCGAGAACAACGTGCCGCGCAAGCTGTGGCTGTCGCAGGAGGGTCACGTCGACCCGTTCGACTCCCGCCGCGAGGTGTGGGTGAACACCCTGCACCGCTGGTTCGACTTCTGGCTCCAGGGTGTGCAGAACGGCATCATGGAGGAGCCCCGGGTCGACCTGGAGCGTTCCGCCGACGTGTGGGAGACGTACGCCGACTGGCCGGTGCCGGGCAAGGCGGACACCGAGGTCTTCCTCCAGCCGGGTACCACCGGTGCCGGTGGCCTCGGTCTGGTCCCGACGACGAAGCCGGTCAACGGCGCGTTCACGGACAGCCCGACGCAGAGCCAGAACACGATGATCCTGAACCCGGACACCGTGCAGCCGAACCGGCTGGCCTTCCTCTCCGCCCCGCTCACCGCGCCGCTGCACGTCTCCGGTACGCCGGTCGTGCAGCTGCGTGCCTCGGCCGACCAGACCGACACCAACTTCGGTGCCATCCTGGTCGACTACGGCACCGCCGAGCGGGTCAACCACCGCGCCTCGGGCGAGGGCATCATCACCCTCGAGACCTCCGACTGCTGGGGTGAGAGCAGCCCGACCGACGACGGTTGTTACAAGCAGACCCAGAAGCGGGTGGCGACGGCCGACTACGAGCTGGTCACCAAGGGCGTCATGGACGCCCAGAACCGGCAGTCGATCCGTACCGCGGTGCCGCTGGTGCCGGGTCAGGCGTACAACTTCAGCTTCCCGCTGCTGCCGGAGGACTACGTCTTCCAGCCGGGTCACCGGATCGGCGTGATCATCGTCGGCAGCTACCCGCAGTACTCGAGCCAGGCCGACCAGACTCGGGCCAACATCGCGGTCGCGCTGAAGAGCAGCAACATCGTCCTGCCCGTGGTCGGTGGCACCGCCGCCGCGCACGCCGCCGGACTGTAA
- a CDS encoding L-dopachrome tautomerase-related protein: MSDSFMTDEPCGDLEVVATFTGPMPTGVSVSHTGRIFVNFPKWGDEVTASVAEVVDGQTRPYPDTVWNSPAGDDDPDAFVSVQCVVVDPADRLWVVDTGSPLLAPTRPGGPKLVCVDLTTNAVTRKIVFPADVALPTSYINDVRFDLRRGAAGTAFVTDSSGNGPNGIIVVDLASGDSWRRLHDHPSTRTEPLTDFHPLVEGREFLKRPADGPPSPLTMGSDGIAISADGGRLYYCPLTSRRLHSVSVDALVDRGLDDAEVAATVTDEGDKGSASDGLESDDAGRIYLTAYEQNAILRRHPDGRLETVARDPRLLWPDTMSIATDGYLYVTANQLHRQPDYQGGVDRRQRPYVLFRTRIDAGPVLLR, encoded by the coding sequence ATGAGCGACAGCTTCATGACCGACGAGCCCTGCGGTGACCTGGAGGTGGTCGCCACCTTCACCGGGCCGATGCCGACCGGGGTGAGCGTGTCACACACCGGCCGAATCTTCGTCAACTTTCCGAAGTGGGGCGACGAGGTCACCGCCAGTGTCGCCGAGGTCGTCGACGGCCAAACCAGGCCCTATCCGGACACGGTCTGGAACAGCCCGGCGGGTGACGACGACCCGGACGCGTTCGTCTCGGTCCAGTGCGTGGTGGTCGACCCCGCCGACCGGCTCTGGGTGGTCGACACCGGCAGCCCGTTGCTCGCGCCGACCCGACCCGGCGGCCCGAAACTGGTCTGCGTCGACCTCACCACCAACGCCGTCACCCGGAAGATCGTCTTCCCGGCCGACGTGGCGCTGCCGACCTCCTACATCAACGATGTCCGGTTCGACCTGCGCCGGGGTGCCGCCGGCACCGCGTTCGTCACCGACTCGTCCGGCAACGGGCCGAACGGGATCATCGTGGTCGACCTGGCCAGCGGCGACTCGTGGCGACGCCTGCACGACCACCCCTCGACCAGGACCGAACCACTGACCGATTTCCACCCGCTGGTGGAGGGACGGGAGTTCCTTAAACGGCCGGCCGACGGTCCGCCCTCCCCGCTGACCATGGGATCGGACGGGATCGCCATCTCGGCCGACGGCGGCCGGCTCTACTACTGCCCGCTCACGTCCCGCCGGCTGCACAGCGTCTCGGTGGACGCCCTGGTCGACCGGGGGCTCGACGACGCCGAGGTGGCGGCGACCGTCACCGACGAGGGGGACAAGGGCTCCGCCTCCGACGGGCTGGAGAGCGACGACGCCGGCCGGATCTACCTGACCGCGTACGAGCAGAACGCGATCCTGCGCCGGCACCCGGACGGGCGGCTGGAGACGGTGGCCCGCGATCCCCGACTGCTCTGGCCGGACACCATGTCGATCGCCACCGACGGGTACCTGTACGTCACCGCCAACCAGCTTCATCGGCAGCCGGACTACCAGGGCGGGGTGGATCGCCGGCAGCGGCCGTACGTGCTGTTCCGGACCCGGATCGACGCCGGCCCGGTGCTGCTGCGCTAG
- a CDS encoding SDR family NAD(P)-dependent oxidoreductase, with translation MAGDLAGRTAIVTGGAQGIGEGAVRALHADGAAVVIADVRVAEGEKLAAVLGERVRFVELDVRDPGDWSRVVTQAESAFGRVNVLVNSAGIAPVAPLVEYGAEAFQHALDVNVVGLFHGITAVVPAMRRAGGGSIINVGSIGGFRAYPLMSGYITSKWAVRGLTKATALELGVDGIRVNAVHPGQTDTPMTDGADFDTAHVALKRVGHPADIAGAVLFLAGDNSRFVTGADLVVDGGDLAGSANWDSVPDQSAE, from the coding sequence ATGGCAGGAGATCTGGCCGGCCGTACGGCGATCGTCACCGGCGGAGCGCAGGGGATCGGCGAGGGGGCGGTGCGCGCGTTGCATGCCGACGGTGCCGCGGTGGTGATCGCCGACGTCCGGGTGGCCGAAGGGGAAAAACTCGCCGCCGTGCTGGGTGAGCGTGTGCGGTTCGTGGAACTGGATGTGCGGGACCCCGGCGACTGGTCCCGGGTGGTGACCCAGGCGGAGAGCGCGTTCGGACGGGTGAATGTGCTGGTGAACAGCGCGGGCATTGCCCCGGTGGCGCCGTTGGTCGAGTACGGCGCGGAAGCGTTCCAGCATGCTCTGGACGTGAACGTGGTGGGACTGTTCCACGGCATCACCGCCGTTGTTCCAGCCATGCGGCGGGCTGGCGGCGGTTCGATCATCAACGTCGGATCAATCGGCGGGTTCCGTGCCTATCCGCTGATGAGCGGCTACATCACGAGCAAGTGGGCAGTCCGCGGGCTCACCAAGGCGACCGCCCTCGAGCTTGGCGTGGACGGCATCCGGGTCAACGCCGTTCATCCCGGCCAGACCGACACGCCCATGACCGATGGTGCGGACTTCGACACCGCCCATGTCGCCCTCAAGCGCGTCGGGCACCCGGCCGACATCGCCGGCGCCGTCCTGTTCCTGGCCGGTGACAATTCCCGCTTCGTCACCGGTGCCGACCTCGTGGTGGACGGCGGGGATCTGGCCGGATCGGCCAACTGGGACTCCGTGCCCGATCAAAGCGCAGAGTAA
- a CDS encoding TetR/AcrR family transcriptional regulator, with protein MTGPTTKRQAAAEQTRQRLLAAATEQFSRRPYAEVTVGDIARTAGVSQGLVAHHFENKCGAYLATLREVRRSLGTLPATRPDLPPGARLRLYWEGHFTYLAAHPDLALNLILSDPGTTEATTEFEAARREGLHDMCLILDLDPDNPAVTMALRAFGAGIDRLTAEWLRAGQSFTVPVLVEAGIQLLAGALRGLPLIEPGTRVDNALQQLLAKH; from the coding sequence GTGACCGGACCGACCACGAAGCGACAGGCCGCCGCTGAGCAGACTCGCCAGAGACTGCTGGCTGCCGCGACAGAGCAGTTCTCCCGGCGCCCCTACGCCGAGGTGACGGTAGGAGACATCGCCCGCACCGCCGGGGTGTCCCAGGGACTGGTCGCACACCACTTCGAAAACAAGTGCGGCGCCTACCTGGCGACGCTGCGCGAGGTTCGCCGGAGCCTCGGAACCTTGCCAGCCACCCGCCCGGATCTGCCGCCCGGCGCCCGTCTGCGCCTGTACTGGGAAGGGCACTTCACGTATCTGGCGGCCCATCCGGACCTGGCCCTGAACCTGATCCTGTCCGACCCCGGCACAACCGAGGCCACCACCGAATTCGAGGCCGCCCGCCGCGAGGGCCTCCACGACATGTGCCTGATCCTCGATCTGGACCCCGACAACCCCGCCGTCACGATGGCGCTACGGGCATTCGGTGCGGGCATCGACCGACTCACCGCGGAATGGCTCCGCGCGGGACAATCATTCACCGTCCCGGTGCTCGTCGAGGCGGGCATCCAACTCCTGGCCGGAGCACTGCGCGGACTACCCCTGATCGAGCCCGGTACCCGGGTCGACAACGCCCTCCAACAACTCCTCGCGAAGCACTGA
- a CDS encoding GNAT family N-acetyltransferase, translating into MLVESVHDRAELADLLLRTPDLRAYELGDLDDRFWPYTTWYRRGEALALLFHGAGMPILLALDTPDRSGALAELVADLRPLLPRRFYAHLSPGVTAALEPEFAADSNGPHLKMALTEPTRLDRWSAAEIASTGPAEVVELTTTNLTEVAGFYELAYPAHSFVPRMIEQGPYVGVRRGGELVAVAGVHVFSPRYRVAAIGNVATHPQARGQGLASVAVAELCRRMLTTVDRIALNVKADNNAAIALYNRLGFSPVADYTELTFTARGTSN; encoded by the coding sequence ATGCTGGTGGAGAGTGTGCACGACCGGGCCGAACTGGCCGACCTGTTGCTCCGTACACCGGACCTGCGGGCGTACGAGCTGGGTGACCTCGACGACCGCTTCTGGCCGTACACGACCTGGTACCGGCGGGGCGAGGCGTTGGCGCTGCTCTTCCACGGCGCCGGCATGCCCATCCTGCTGGCCCTGGACACCCCGGACCGGTCCGGTGCGCTGGCCGAACTGGTCGCGGATCTGCGCCCGCTGCTCCCCCGCCGGTTCTACGCCCACCTCTCCCCCGGGGTGACGGCGGCACTGGAGCCGGAGTTCGCGGCCGACTCGAACGGTCCGCACCTGAAGATGGCGCTGACCGAACCGACCCGGCTGGACCGTTGGTCGGCGGCGGAGATCGCCTCGACCGGCCCGGCGGAGGTGGTCGAGCTGACCACGACGAACCTGACCGAGGTGGCCGGGTTCTACGAACTGGCCTACCCGGCGCACTCGTTCGTCCCCCGGATGATCGAGCAGGGTCCGTACGTCGGGGTCCGGCGCGGCGGTGAGCTGGTCGCGGTGGCCGGGGTGCACGTCTTCTCGCCCCGCTACCGGGTGGCCGCGATCGGCAACGTGGCCACCCACCCGCAGGCCCGTGGCCAGGGGCTCGCCTCGGTGGCGGTGGCCGAGCTGTGCCGCCGGATGCTGACGACGGTCGACCGGATCGCCCTGAACGTCAAGGCGGACAACAACGCCGCGATCGCGCTCTACAACCGGCTCGGGTTCAGCCCGGTCGCGGACTACACCGAACTGACCTTCACCGCACGGGGTACGTCGAACTGA